One window of Sphingomonas sp. KC8 genomic DNA carries:
- a CDS encoding TniB family NTP-binding protein encodes MAELEPWCSNTAFWIDFEEARRAVETLVDLAHDEPDERPTCVILVGQSGMGKTSILREAQRRIELTFPEPTELDDARYAPMLRTVIPSSPTSLKINLTLLWKQGWPITSGIHRIADLKVVELLRKQRTRLVAIDNVYAILTASGKARRDTLDAFRFLMSEGRVPMVVAGLEVAADIFAEDVELAYRSIIVRLNPWPAGAASQRLIRVLAQGMRLVDPDSFAEPEFAELIWHNSQGVTGNFKRLLHWSQKVARRHGRERVSLADIREAAALLPAYAFA; translated from the coding sequence ATGGCGGAATTAGAGCCCTGGTGTAGCAACACCGCGTTCTGGATCGATTTCGAGGAGGCGCGGCGTGCGGTGGAAACGCTTGTCGACCTTGCGCATGATGAGCCCGACGAGCGACCGACATGCGTCATCCTGGTTGGCCAGTCCGGCATGGGGAAGACCTCGATCCTGCGCGAAGCGCAGCGGCGGATCGAGCTTACTTTTCCCGAACCGACGGAATTGGACGATGCGCGATACGCCCCAATGTTGCGCACGGTCATTCCGTCCAGTCCAACGTCGCTCAAAATCAATCTCACCCTGCTGTGGAAGCAAGGGTGGCCGATCACCAGCGGTATTCACCGCATCGCAGACCTCAAGGTTGTCGAATTGCTCCGCAAGCAGCGCACGCGGCTCGTCGCGATCGACAATGTGTACGCGATTCTGACCGCCAGCGGCAAGGCCCGGCGGGACACGCTTGATGCGTTCCGCTTCCTGATGAGTGAGGGCAGAGTCCCCATGGTTGTCGCCGGGCTTGAGGTGGCCGCAGACATCTTCGCCGAAGATGTTGAGCTCGCTTACCGGTCGATCATCGTGCGGCTTAACCCCTGGCCCGCGGGCGCGGCATCCCAGCGCCTCATTCGCGTACTCGCGCAGGGCATGCGGCTCGTTGACCCGGATAGCTTTGCGGAGCCGGAGTTTGCCGAACTGATCTGGCACAATAGTCAGGGGGTTACCGGGAATTTCAAGCGTCTCCTACATTGGTCCCAGAAGGTTGCGCGCAGGCATGGGCGCGAGCGCGTCAGCCTGGCCGATATCCGTGAAGCTGCCGCGCTCCTGCCTGCCTATGCTTTTGCCTGA
- a CDS encoding replication initiation protein, translating to MGEPAENEQDVGGDEVSTARSMRVAAALARKGGDEFVKPGRLVEVRFVKGQSLSLTSSRLLALMILTAGGDAWQDITHRMRKADIRRGHKGNERIGDMLEELHRTLFAEDDKSWRGKRTTKRFNLIQASWEEVEEAGDGGKETGWIEWQFTPDARRLIQESETYAVMNRQAVLGFRSAYALKLYEEGALRLHRRQPVWKVDMVGLRAALGIDPDKYGDFAQLRRKVLTVAKTEIDQLAHYTVEWQEIRRGRAVTEIEFRFAPKDAPAQIATVDELGRHSTGRKARREDAVEEVVAIESALPRSDAVDSAAVADVLKRVTASLATPESSAGVNAEPWARFPRGKLHFGVTENAAREIGLRHGGGWDVDLIADAYREHMGDRLNTLSGSKLEKSWKGFCEAFLTRRGRPS from the coding sequence ATGGGAGAACCAGCGGAAAACGAGCAAGACGTTGGCGGCGATGAAGTTTCGACCGCCCGGTCTATGCGCGTGGCCGCTGCCCTCGCCCGCAAAGGCGGCGACGAGTTCGTCAAACCCGGTAGGCTCGTCGAGGTTCGATTCGTCAAGGGCCAGTCTCTCAGTCTCACCTCCTCGCGCCTGCTGGCGCTGATGATCCTGACGGCGGGCGGCGATGCGTGGCAAGACATAACCCACCGGATGCGAAAGGCGGATATCCGCCGCGGCCACAAGGGCAACGAACGCATCGGCGATATGCTTGAGGAGCTTCATCGCACGCTGTTTGCCGAGGACGACAAGTCTTGGCGCGGGAAGCGGACAACCAAGCGTTTCAACCTGATCCAGGCTTCCTGGGAAGAAGTCGAGGAAGCAGGAGACGGCGGTAAGGAGACGGGCTGGATCGAATGGCAGTTCACGCCGGATGCTCGCCGCCTGATCCAGGAGTCCGAAACCTATGCGGTGATGAACCGTCAGGCCGTTCTGGGTTTCCGGTCGGCCTATGCGCTCAAGCTTTACGAGGAGGGTGCGCTTCGTCTGCATCGGCGCCAACCCGTGTGGAAGGTCGATATGGTCGGCCTGCGTGCGGCGCTTGGGATCGATCCGGATAAATACGGCGACTTCGCCCAGTTACGGCGAAAGGTCCTGACCGTTGCCAAGACAGAAATCGATCAGCTCGCCCATTACACGGTGGAGTGGCAGGAGATCCGACGCGGCCGCGCGGTAACCGAGATTGAGTTCCGTTTCGCGCCCAAGGACGCGCCTGCGCAGATCGCGACGGTCGATGAACTTGGTCGGCACTCAACCGGGCGGAAGGCGCGCCGGGAGGATGCGGTCGAAGAAGTCGTTGCCATTGAGAGCGCCCTCCCCCGCAGCGACGCAGTAGATAGTGCGGCGGTGGCTGACGTCCTCAAGCGCGTGACCGCGTCTCTTGCCACCCCAGAAAGTTCCGCTGGGGTGAACGCTGAGCCATGGGCGCGTTTCCCGCGGGGTAAGCTGCACTTCGGCGTGACCGAGAATGCGGCGCGCGAGATAGGGTTGCGCCACGGCGGTGGATGGGACGTCGACCTGATCGCAGACGCATACCGTGAGCATATGGGGGATCGTCTCAACACGCTCTCGGGGTCGAAACTCGAGAAGTCTTGGAAGGGATTCTGCGAGGCCTTCCTTACGCGCCGGGGACGGCCGAGCTAG
- a CDS encoding AAA family ATPase yields MSNGLDIEEAERLVSVATLAARTSSVLEKLRDSARSARADDRREPTFTISKAAELVGRTPAAIRDAEKDGRLPEPSRGDNNRRERYTLAQLNDMRGVFGTRPYRAPGDPACVIAVQNFKGGVGKSTVAVHLAQYLAIRGYRVALVDCDSQASATTLFGYVPDLDLTEDDTLYPFLREDERTSLDYALRKTHFDGLELIPANLRLFNSEYELAARMARGGFDALLNRLKVGIDSIADRFDVIVMDPPPALGAISLSVLRAANALVVPVPPTVMDFSSTAAFLSMLDETIEQLAERGMAPQLQFLRFVASKVDENKSMQKELLQLMRTLFGHAMVRTPLKDSAEIDNATARLMTVYELDGPATSSAVRNRCLGYLDGVNSEIEVDIRSMWPSHQPALRRAALA; encoded by the coding sequence GTGTCTAACGGACTCGATATTGAGGAAGCCGAACGTCTCGTCTCGGTTGCGACGCTTGCCGCGCGAACGTCGTCGGTGCTGGAAAAGCTGAGGGATTCAGCGCGTAGCGCTCGAGCTGATGACCGGCGTGAACCGACTTTCACTATCAGCAAGGCTGCGGAACTGGTGGGCCGCACACCGGCTGCGATTCGCGACGCAGAGAAGGACGGTCGCCTGCCAGAGCCGTCGCGCGGCGATAATAACCGGCGTGAACGCTATACGCTGGCACAGCTGAATGACATGCGGGGGGTCTTCGGGACCCGGCCATATCGGGCACCAGGAGATCCGGCCTGCGTCATCGCAGTCCAGAACTTCAAGGGCGGCGTCGGGAAGTCGACCGTTGCTGTCCATCTCGCCCAGTATCTCGCGATCAGAGGCTATCGGGTGGCGCTCGTCGACTGTGACAGCCAGGCCTCCGCGACGACTTTGTTCGGCTATGTGCCTGACCTCGATCTGACTGAAGATGACACGCTTTATCCGTTCCTCCGGGAGGATGAACGGACCTCACTCGATTACGCGCTCCGCAAGACTCATTTTGACGGTTTGGAGCTGATCCCGGCCAATCTGAGGCTGTTCAATTCCGAGTATGAGCTTGCTGCGAGGATGGCGAGGGGAGGGTTCGATGCGCTGTTGAACCGCCTCAAGGTCGGTATCGACAGTATTGCCGATCGCTTCGACGTCATCGTGATGGATCCACCGCCCGCGCTCGGGGCGATCTCCCTGTCCGTGCTTCGCGCCGCGAACGCGCTGGTGGTGCCGGTCCCGCCGACGGTCATGGACTTCTCCTCGACCGCCGCCTTCCTTTCGATGCTCGACGAGACGATCGAACAGCTTGCAGAGCGAGGTATGGCGCCGCAGCTCCAGTTCCTCCGATTTGTTGCCTCGAAGGTCGACGAAAACAAGTCGATGCAGAAGGAGCTGTTACAGTTGATGCGGACCTTGTTCGGCCACGCGATGGTCCGCACGCCGCTCAAGGATTCGGCCGAGATTGACAATGCGACCGCACGGCTCATGACTGTTTATGAGCTCGACGGACCGGCCACCAGTTCGGCCGTTCGTAACCGATGCTTGGGTTATCTCGACGGCGTAAACAGTGAAATCGAAGTCGATATTCGGTCGATGTGGCCGAGCCACCAACCGGCTCTGCGAAGGGCTGCGCTGGCATGA
- a CDS encoding ParB/RepB/Spo0J family partition protein has product MSRKNSGFAADLAAGIDLSDEPAPQRRTGIASNVLTGRSNRLSDLASGAIVTRTHELVDPARCRMWIGHNRDYALLTEERCADLIESMKAQGRQEMPAIVRRVSGHADYDFEVICGARRHWTISWLRSHNYPDFKFLVDIREIGDEEAFRLADIENRARDDLTDLERARDYLRALDLYYDGRQRTMAERLKVSESWLTRYLDLARLPTELTRAFSNPQDLGVRNAIALKGLLKPDERKARAFAEAGRIADAREAGAPAQSILDVIKALSLAVDAPKKTGSPKKTGKAETVSTAAGKPVLRIESADRKGVRLTLLNRGGATRQDAEEAIRSLLDQHWPQ; this is encoded by the coding sequence TTGAGCAGGAAAAACAGTGGCTTTGCGGCCGATCTGGCGGCAGGGATCGATCTGTCGGATGAACCTGCGCCGCAGCGCCGGACCGGGATCGCATCAAACGTCCTGACCGGCCGATCGAACCGGCTGTCAGACCTCGCGTCAGGGGCGATTGTAACCCGAACCCACGAGTTGGTGGACCCTGCGCGCTGTCGCATGTGGATCGGTCATAATCGCGACTATGCGCTCCTCACTGAAGAACGCTGCGCCGATCTCATCGAGAGTATGAAGGCGCAAGGTCGCCAGGAAATGCCCGCGATCGTGCGGCGCGTGTCCGGCCACGCGGACTATGACTTCGAGGTAATCTGCGGGGCGAGGCGGCATTGGACGATTAGCTGGCTGCGCTCGCACAATTATCCGGACTTCAAGTTCCTCGTCGATATCCGGGAGATCGGCGACGAGGAAGCATTTCGCCTGGCCGACATCGAGAATCGGGCGCGCGACGATCTTACCGATCTTGAGCGGGCGAGGGACTATCTCCGGGCGCTGGACCTCTATTATGATGGGCGACAGCGGACGATGGCGGAGCGATTGAAGGTGAGCGAAAGCTGGCTCACCCGATATCTCGATCTTGCCCGACTGCCTACCGAACTGACGCGGGCATTTTCCAATCCACAGGACCTCGGAGTCCGCAATGCCATAGCGCTAAAGGGCCTGCTAAAGCCGGATGAGCGGAAGGCGAGGGCGTTCGCCGAAGCAGGCCGGATCGCGGATGCTCGGGAAGCCGGCGCTCCAGCCCAATCGATCCTTGATGTTATCAAGGCGCTAAGCCTGGCGGTCGACGCCCCCAAGAAGACAGGATCCCCCAAGAAGACAGGAAAGGCCGAGACGGTCTCGACCGCGGCCGGCAAGCCGGTGCTCCGGATCGAGAGTGCCGACCGCAAGGGCGTCCGTCTAACCTTGCTGAACAGGGGCGGAGCGACACGCCAGGATGCTGAGGAGGCCATCCGATCCCTCCTGGACCAGCATTGGCCTCAATAG
- a CDS encoding Mu transposase C-terminal domain-containing protein gives MKSTEALSSGAELYPIFRKHVPLEGPLAKSTVAAIIAATGLGERQVRRLAVRFKANPIAESLAPAVRGPKVGSHRISTDVKAAIDRLIVDLFLTKPAPTAALAASEISGLLMAEDGEFRFAPEDIPSERTLVRLIGEISAPQRARSSMGSKQRSAYEPHPGAYRSDGLLDLVQMDHTRADVILVDSIHREELGRPWVTLIIDVWTRVILGFYVSFGDPSIFRCGRAVANALLPKEPLLARLGIDVEYPMFGQFARLHADHAAPHRAESFRRACLAHGIDPDIRPRGPAHFGGHIERLIGTMIGKMRLLPGATGSNVTQRDGYDAGKAAALTIAEFERWLVCQIGIYHNTPHAGLGGQCPAQVWARETAGKTPLLPVSLDTERLTRQFLPSTDLTVHSYGVQIRHRRYWHPELAVRIGQKITVHHDERTLQEVYAHCDGVFLPLSVVGRYPDITEPEWEAERKRIRLVGAAYQADGAKAATARYIQAARREVITAVDRTSKARLARKRQEREGVSHADTLPAQPAVERTQWQSVAELPEDNWLQWRN, from the coding sequence ATGAAGTCTACCGAGGCTTTGAGCTCGGGGGCCGAGCTTTACCCGATATTTCGCAAGCATGTGCCCTTGGAAGGGCCGCTCGCTAAATCAACGGTGGCGGCTATCATCGCGGCGACGGGGCTAGGTGAGAGGCAAGTCCGCAGACTTGCGGTTCGTTTCAAGGCTAACCCAATTGCGGAGTCCTTGGCGCCGGCGGTTCGAGGTCCGAAAGTCGGCAGCCACCGCATTTCTACCGATGTCAAAGCTGCCATCGATCGCTTGATTGTTGACTTGTTCCTCACCAAGCCCGCGCCGACGGCCGCGCTGGCCGCCAGTGAAATCTCCGGCCTGCTCATGGCCGAAGATGGGGAATTCCGCTTTGCGCCGGAGGATATTCCGAGCGAACGAACTCTGGTTCGATTGATCGGGGAGATTTCGGCTCCACAACGCGCGCGGTCCAGCATGGGGTCGAAGCAGCGCAGTGCCTACGAACCCCACCCTGGCGCGTACAGGAGCGATGGGCTGCTGGACCTTGTTCAGATGGACCACACCCGCGCCGATGTGATCCTGGTCGACAGCATTCATCGTGAAGAGCTTGGCCGTCCATGGGTGACCTTGATCATCGACGTCTGGACGCGTGTGATTCTGGGGTTTTACGTCAGCTTTGGGGATCCTTCGATCTTCCGGTGCGGTCGGGCCGTCGCCAATGCCCTTTTGCCCAAGGAGCCGCTGCTCGCGAGGCTGGGTATCGACGTGGAATATCCGATGTTCGGCCAGTTTGCCCGGCTGCATGCTGATCATGCGGCACCCCATCGCGCGGAGAGTTTTCGCCGCGCCTGTCTGGCGCACGGCATCGATCCCGATATTCGGCCGCGGGGGCCGGCGCATTTCGGCGGTCACATCGAGCGGCTAATTGGCACGATGATTGGTAAAATGCGGTTGTTGCCCGGGGCTACCGGCTCCAATGTCACGCAACGCGATGGTTATGACGCAGGAAAGGCGGCAGCCCTCACGATCGCTGAATTCGAACGGTGGCTGGTGTGTCAGATCGGCATCTACCACAACACGCCGCATGCCGGCCTTGGCGGGCAGTGCCCGGCGCAAGTCTGGGCGCGGGAAACTGCCGGGAAGACGCCGCTCTTGCCGGTCTCCCTCGACACCGAACGGCTAACCCGCCAGTTCCTTCCGAGCACCGATCTGACCGTCCATTCCTACGGCGTGCAGATCCGCCATCGGCGGTATTGGCACCCCGAATTGGCGGTTCGGATTGGCCAGAAAATCACGGTGCACCACGATGAGCGCACGCTGCAGGAGGTCTATGCGCATTGCGATGGGGTATTTCTGCCGCTGTCGGTCGTCGGCCGATATCCGGATATCACCGAACCCGAATGGGAGGCCGAACGCAAACGGATCCGGTTGGTAGGGGCGGCCTATCAGGCTGACGGCGCAAAGGCAGCAACGGCGCGGTACATCCAGGCCGCGCGACGGGAGGTGATCACGGCGGTCGACCGAACGAGCAAGGCACGCCTCGCGCGCAAACGGCAGGAGCGCGAGGGGGTATCGCATGCGGATACGTTGCCGGCGCAACCCGCAGTCGAGCGGACTCAGTGGCAATCGGTTGCTGAGTTGCCGGAGGACAATTGGCTGCAATGGCGGAATTAG
- a CDS encoding TniQ family protein: MFAKADPEPLAYRVQPRPDEAFDSWMVRLTGRHDMTRAQLYNHLGMTRRLATQDVARGPRGVPGSYAAVFGQLIDRLAWAVQCDRTKIEATFLDVSGDAILPPMQRRFGCVQCWREALEGGGPIIVRREWTLRASWWCHVHRLPLSDMRIIHDSSSARANAAALGRATEGMEQLHERLRPTRVMLAHNRRLLDSLLGGPPFVFRRGDGGYHERFVSNRFHLAKTRIVLLAAAHSQRSQAARRFETFVGLTTSSLATSGQGALGRRAKLCRKSFGNPADRGPPVTRVSRWELDLWSLLMAYAGMQDRLAPDRSLSWAVPAQS, encoded by the coding sequence ATGTTCGCGAAGGCTGATCCTGAACCCTTGGCTTACAGGGTGCAGCCGCGGCCCGACGAAGCGTTTGATTCCTGGATGGTACGGCTGACAGGCCGGCATGACATGACCCGGGCCCAGTTGTATAATCATCTTGGGATGACGCGCCGCCTTGCCACTCAGGACGTTGCCCGTGGCCCGCGCGGTGTTCCAGGATCCTATGCTGCTGTGTTCGGGCAACTCATCGACCGTTTGGCCTGGGCTGTTCAGTGCGACCGGACCAAAATCGAGGCAACGTTTCTGGATGTCAGCGGCGACGCGATCCTGCCCCCTATGCAACGGAGATTTGGATGCGTGCAGTGCTGGCGCGAGGCGCTGGAGGGGGGTGGTCCTATCATTGTGCGCCGGGAATGGACGCTCCGTGCCAGTTGGTGGTGTCATGTTCATCGCCTGCCGCTGAGCGATATGCGGATCATCCACGATAGCAGCTCCGCGCGGGCGAATGCTGCAGCGCTTGGGCGTGCGACCGAGGGCATGGAGCAATTGCACGAGCGGTTGCGGCCGACGCGGGTGATGCTTGCGCACAACCGGCGCTTGCTAGACAGTTTGCTGGGTGGCCCGCCGTTCGTGTTTCGACGCGGGGACGGTGGCTATCATGAGCGCTTCGTCTCCAACCGCTTTCACCTTGCCAAGACACGGATCGTCTTGCTCGCGGCTGCCCACAGCCAACGCAGTCAAGCGGCGCGGCGGTTCGAAACGTTCGTTGGGCTGACGACGTCGAGCTTGGCGACGTCAGGGCAAGGGGCGCTCGGACGCCGCGCGAAGCTGTGCCGTAAATCGTTTGGCAATCCTGCCGACCGCGGTCCGCCTGTGACCCGGGTCAGTCGATGGGAGTTGGACCTTTGGAGCCTTCTGATGGCCTATGCCGGGATGCAAGACAGGCTTGCACCAGATCGGTCCCTTTCGTGGGCCGTGCCAGCGCAGTCCTAA
- a CDS encoding tyrosine-type recombinase/integrase, translating into MPIYCPGDGAHVVTPPDTANAGGSDGSAFATAADCGVSRALASAAAARTPVAGEVVTVLAPGEARLPRRMRGSATDRIAQLTSLLGELVAADCAIDALAFRKSLEARAPASVKALANDLACYAEFCTRVRGVGLPATVARVVAYVEHCEARQRKPATVNRRLASLAVMHDLLGVPSPTLAPVVRDAVRGMRRRVDIGQRQASPLRFGEGIGVEAATGFTLTALLDACPGTVSGLRDAALLSLGYDAGLRVSELVAVRCEHITIQEDGSARLKVPQSKTDQEGQGAWAWLSPDTVRRIAAWRAVASITTGSLLRRIGVLRTRVREARRAIHIAELAWNAGVDHRRMAAQPAKPATTTYAIGEEAMTPAAVRQIIKRTALRAAEEGLVALFGTELEAAIAGLSTHSLRVGLTQDLFASGEDAGPISQALRWSSTATALRYGRELAPSSNAAARMLRRVRR; encoded by the coding sequence ATGCCGATCTATTGTCCCGGCGATGGAGCGCATGTCGTCACACCGCCGGACACGGCAAACGCCGGCGGGTCGGATGGGTCCGCTTTCGCCACAGCCGCGGATTGCGGCGTGAGCCGCGCGCTGGCGTCCGCCGCTGCTGCCCGCACGCCGGTCGCCGGCGAGGTCGTAACCGTACTGGCGCCGGGCGAGGCGCGTTTGCCGCGCCGGATGCGCGGATCGGCCACCGATCGCATCGCCCAACTCACCTCGCTGCTGGGCGAGTTGGTTGCGGCGGACTGCGCGATCGACGCGCTCGCGTTTCGCAAGAGCCTCGAGGCCCGGGCCCCGGCCAGCGTCAAGGCGCTGGCCAACGACCTCGCTTGTTATGCCGAATTCTGCACGCGTGTTCGCGGGGTGGGGCTGCCGGCCACCGTGGCGCGGGTCGTGGCCTATGTTGAGCACTGCGAGGCGCGCCAGCGCAAGCCAGCGACGGTCAACCGCCGGCTTGCGTCGCTTGCGGTGATGCACGATCTGCTCGGCGTCCCCAGCCCGACCCTCGCACCGGTGGTGCGCGACGCCGTCCGGGGCATGCGGCGGCGGGTCGACATTGGCCAGCGCCAGGCCAGTCCGTTGCGGTTCGGCGAAGGCATCGGCGTCGAGGCCGCCACAGGGTTCACGCTCACCGCGCTGCTCGACGCCTGTCCGGGCACGGTGTCGGGCCTGCGCGATGCCGCTTTGCTATCACTCGGCTACGATGCAGGCTTGCGTGTCTCTGAACTGGTCGCGGTCCGGTGCGAGCATATCACAATCCAGGAAGACGGCTCCGCGCGGCTCAAGGTGCCGCAGTCGAAGACCGATCAGGAAGGGCAGGGGGCCTGGGCCTGGCTTTCGCCCGACACCGTCCGGCGCATCGCCGCCTGGCGGGCGGTCGCGTCGATCACGACAGGATCGCTTTTGCGCCGGATCGGAGTTCTGCGGACCCGCGTGCGGGAGGCGCGGCGTGCGATCCACATCGCCGAACTGGCCTGGAATGCCGGGGTCGACCACCGCCGCATGGCCGCGCAGCCGGCGAAGCCGGCGACGACGACCTATGCGATCGGCGAGGAGGCGATGACGCCTGCCGCGGTGCGGCAGATCATCAAGCGCACGGCTCTGCGCGCCGCCGAGGAGGGGCTGGTCGCGCTGTTCGGCACCGAACTCGAAGCGGCGATCGCGGGTCTCAGTACCCACTCGCTCCGGGTCGGGCTCACCCAGGATCTGTTCGCGAGCGGCGAAGATGCCGGGCCGATCAGCCAGGCGCTGCGCTGGTCATCGACCGCGACCGCGTTGCGTTATGGGCGGGAACTCGCGCCGTCGTCGAACGCGGCCGCGCGGATGCTGCGGCGGGTGCGGCGGTAG
- a CDS encoding DUF7146 domain-containing protein, translated as MPLTAKRPTQELVDLVGTLGGKWSGYVAMCRCPAHNDSDPSLSIRQGDRGILVTCFAGCAREDVLRELRRVRSGHHYPIPDEGQYHRPSTGARIWDQALEITGTLAERYLDRRNLLPAPPDVRYHPRCPYMPKPRTVYQPALLVAVREISQLVAIQRIFLDPASADYVRKVMLGVPGSGAWRGRAGGSILAIAEGFETADAFSRMHDIPCWASLGARRLDQLIIPPSVTTLLIAEDNDLEGRRAAANAQQRYIRPGLSIERAPPPSIYKDWAKALDANERLRRI; from the coding sequence ATGCCCCTCACAGCAAAGCGCCCGACCCAAGAACTCGTCGACCTTGTCGGAACCCTCGGCGGCAAATGGTCCGGCTATGTCGCTATGTGCCGATGCCCCGCGCATAACGACAGCGACCCAAGCCTCTCGATCAGACAGGGTGATCGCGGAATCCTCGTGACCTGTTTCGCAGGCTGCGCCCGTGAAGATGTGCTCCGCGAACTCAGGCGTGTACGATCAGGCCATCACTATCCGATTCCCGATGAAGGCCAGTACCACCGACCCTCGACCGGCGCGCGCATCTGGGACCAGGCTCTCGAGATTACCGGAACGCTTGCTGAGCGCTATCTGGATCGACGCAATCTGCTTCCGGCGCCGCCCGACGTCCGCTATCACCCGCGATGCCCCTATATGCCGAAGCCGAGAACGGTCTATCAACCGGCTCTGCTCGTCGCGGTGCGCGAAATCAGCCAGCTCGTCGCCATTCAGCGGATCTTCCTCGACCCCGCGTCCGCCGACTATGTGCGCAAGGTCATGCTTGGCGTCCCGGGCAGCGGCGCGTGGCGGGGCAGGGCAGGGGGTTCGATCCTCGCCATCGCCGAGGGCTTCGAAACGGCGGACGCCTTCAGCCGAATGCACGACATCCCGTGCTGGGCATCGCTCGGGGCCCGCCGCCTCGACCAACTGATTATTCCTCCCAGCGTCACCACGCTCCTGATTGCCGAAGACAACGATCTGGAGGGACGGCGAGCCGCGGCCAACGCTCAACAGCGCTACATCCGGCCAGGTCTCTCGATCGAACGTGCGCCGCCACCATCCATCTACAAGGATTGGGCCAAGGCGCTTGATGCTAACGAGCGGCTTCGCCGCATCTAG